The Crocosphaera subtropica ATCC 51142 genome includes a window with the following:
- the folE gene encoding GTP cyclohydrolase I FolE, with amino-acid sequence MTLSKEYNSALPRLVSSSHPPVTEEEMRQAVRTLLLGLGEDPDREGLRDTPKRVVKALKFLTSGYHQSLDELLNGAVFHENTDEMVLVRDIDLFSSCEHHILPILGRAHVAYIPDGKVIGLSKIARICEMYGRRLQVQERLTAQIADALQGLLQPKGVAVVVEATHMCMVMRGVQKPGSWTTTSAVRGVFAEDAKTRQEFMSLIRHSPTFQG; translated from the coding sequence ATGACTTTATCCAAGGAATATAATTCTGCTTTGCCGAGACTTGTCAGTTCATCCCATCCTCCTGTCACCGAGGAAGAAATGCGTCAGGCCGTCCGAACCCTACTTTTAGGACTGGGAGAAGATCCTGACCGAGAAGGACTCAGAGACACGCCAAAACGGGTGGTCAAAGCCCTAAAATTTTTGACCTCTGGCTATCATCAATCCCTTGATGAACTGCTCAATGGGGCAGTATTTCACGAAAATACCGATGAAATGGTTCTAGTGAGGGATATTGATCTCTTTAGTTCCTGTGAGCATCATATTTTACCCATTTTGGGTCGCGCTCATGTTGCTTATATTCCGGATGGGAAAGTCATTGGCCTCTCAAAAATTGCCCGTATTTGTGAAATGTACGGACGACGGTTACAGGTACAAGAACGCCTCACCGCACAGATTGCAGATGCCTTACAAGGATTATTACAACCCAAAGGGGTGGCCGTTGTGGTAGAAGCGACCCATATGTGCATGGTTATGCGTGGCGTTCAAAAACCGGGTTCTTGGACCACTACCAGTGCAGTGCGAGGTGTATTTGCAGAGGATGCCAAAACTCGGCAAGAATTTATGAGTTTAATTCGTCATTCTCCCACATTTCAAGGTTAA
- a CDS encoding alternate F1F0 ATPase, F1 subunit alpha — protein sequence MEKTLQTVLENTLTQLDETLNNYQAKIQPREIGILKSIDQGVAKVIGLPNVKADELVRFPGDILGIAFNLDVDELGVILLGNSEHLEAGQEVKRTGKIVQIPVGEALLGRIVDGLGRPLDNQGTISTETQFPIERKAPPFIHRAPVTVPLQTGLKVVDALIPVGRGQRELIIGDRQIGKTAIAVDTILNQKDKDVICIYCAIGQRTSAVAKVIEQLRQAEALDYSIVVVADGEDPPGLQYITPYAATSIGEYFMEKGRDVLIVYDDLTRHAWAYRELSLLLRRPPGREAYPGDIFYIHSRLLERSTHLREEWGGGSLTALPIIETQAQSISAYIPTNLISITDGQIYLSPDLYQKGILPAVSVGKSVSRVGGKTQLRAYGEVAGDLRLSYSQFQEVEVFARFGTQLDEDTRQTLERGRRVREILKQPQSHPLSVAEQIAVLFAINEGILDDVPLENIREAETKICQMVTEKLPDICDKIQSGDSLSEADKEALLHQLSTLEM from the coding sequence ATGGAAAAAACCTTACAAACCGTTCTTGAAAATACCCTTACTCAGCTTGACGAAACATTAAATAACTATCAAGCCAAAATTCAACCGCGAGAAATTGGGATTCTGAAGTCCATTGATCAAGGAGTCGCTAAAGTTATCGGTTTACCCAACGTTAAAGCCGATGAATTAGTGCGTTTTCCAGGGGATATTTTAGGGATTGCCTTTAACTTAGACGTAGATGAATTAGGGGTTATTCTATTAGGAAATAGCGAACATTTAGAAGCCGGTCAAGAAGTTAAACGAACCGGTAAAATTGTACAAATTCCCGTGGGAGAAGCCTTATTAGGACGTATTGTTGACGGTTTAGGTCGTCCTTTAGATAATCAAGGAACCATCTCTACTGAAACTCAATTTCCCATCGAACGCAAAGCACCCCCTTTTATCCATCGTGCGCCGGTTACGGTTCCCTTACAAACCGGGTTAAAAGTGGTTGATGCGTTAATACCCGTCGGCCGGGGACAGCGAGAACTGATTATCGGCGATCGCCAAATTGGAAAAACGGCGATCGCAGTGGATACCATATTAAATCAAAAGGATAAGGATGTTATTTGTATTTATTGCGCCATTGGTCAACGTACTTCGGCGGTTGCCAAGGTTATCGAACAATTACGGCAAGCAGAAGCCCTAGACTATTCTATCGTGGTCGTAGCCGATGGAGAAGATCCCCCCGGTTTGCAATATATTACCCCTTATGCAGCTACTTCTATCGGGGAGTATTTTATGGAAAAGGGACGGGATGTTTTAATTGTCTATGATGATTTAACCCGTCATGCTTGGGCTTATCGAGAGCTTTCTCTCTTATTACGCCGTCCTCCCGGAAGAGAAGCCTATCCCGGCGATATTTTTTACATTCACTCTCGATTACTCGAACGTTCTACCCATCTTCGAGAAGAATGGGGCGGCGGTTCTTTAACTGCCTTACCCATTATTGAAACCCAGGCTCAAAGTATTTCTGCTTATATTCCCACTAATTTAATTTCTATCACAGACGGTCAAATTTATCTGTCTCCGGATCTCTATCAAAAAGGAATTTTACCTGCGGTTTCTGTGGGAAAATCAGTGTCACGGGTGGGCGGAAAAACCCAATTACGGGCTTATGGAGAAGTAGCCGGAGATTTACGCTTATCCTATTCTCAATTCCAAGAAGTCGAAGTTTTTGCCCGTTTTGGAACCCAATTAGATGAAGATACCCGACAAACCTTAGAACGAGGTAGACGAGTGCGAGAAATCCTCAAACAACCTCAATCTCATCCTCTTTCTGTTGCTGAACAAATTGCTGTTTTATTTGCTATCAACGAAGGAATTTTAGATGATGTCCCCCTAGAAAATATTAGAGAAGCAGAAACAAAAATTTGTCAGATGGTAACAGAAAAACTTCCCGACATTTGTGACAAGATTCAATCAGGAGACTCTTTAAGTGAAGCAGATAAAGAGGCATTATTGCATCAATTATCAACCCTAGAAATGTAA
- a CDS encoding type II toxin-antitoxin system HicA family toxin has translation MPKLPRLTAKEAEKLLFDADFILLRTQGSHRIYLKNEIRVVVPFHSGKIRHPKITKQVIKAIEETNQ, from the coding sequence TTGCCTAAACTGCCAAGATTAACCGCTAAAGAAGCAGAAAAACTGCTGTTTGATGCTGATTTTATTTTATTGAGAACTCAGGGAAGTCATCGAATTTATCTTAAAAATGAGATTCGAGTTGTTGTTCCTTTCCACTCTGGAAAAATTCGTCATCCTAAAATTACTAAACAAGTGATCAAAGCAATTGAAGAAACTAATCAATGA
- a CDS encoding type II toxin-antitoxin system HicB family antitoxin, which produces MSYQISIIIEKDEDGYYAYCPQLEGCQSQGDTVEEVKRNIQEAIELYLSTLSEEEKETLLNQEILTMSIEVNVA; this is translated from the coding sequence ATGTCATATCAAATTAGTATTATTATTGAAAAAGATGAAGATGGATATTATGCTTATTGTCCTCAATTAGAAGGATGTCAGAGTCAAGGAGATACCGTCGAAGAAGTCAAAAGAAATATTCAAGAAGCCATTGAACTCTATTTATCAACCTTATCTGAGGAAGAAAAGGAAACTTTACTTAATCAAGAAATTTTAACCATGAGTATAGAGGTTAACGTTGCCTAA
- a CDS encoding F0F1 ATP synthase subunit B, with protein MLIDWFTIVAQIINFLILVFLLNRFLYKPIVKTIKARQQEIENRWQDAEKEKKSAKNEANSYQKKQQELEEKKQEIMIQAQTKADEKYDNLVEEARQDVEQKRKTWDESLEREKAQFFDRFQEKIMQQIYKITGHVLGDLANASLEQQIINQFIHRLENLSEKERENLANSLNTTDNGLIIRSHFEISPESRNRLLSSLQQTHIYQGDNVQFMTNSDLICGIELQASDYKIAWNLKDYVEALEI; from the coding sequence GTGCTAATTGATTGGTTTACCATTGTTGCTCAAATCATTAATTTCCTCATTTTAGTTTTTTTACTGAATCGTTTTTTATATAAACCGATTGTAAAAACAATTAAAGCTCGTCAACAGGAAATTGAAAATCGTTGGCAAGATGCAGAAAAAGAAAAAAAATCTGCTAAAAATGAGGCTAATTCTTATCAGAAAAAACAACAAGAATTAGAAGAAAAAAAACAAGAAATAATGATTCAAGCCCAAACTAAAGCAGATGAAAAATATGATAATTTGGTGGAAGAAGCACGTCAAGATGTTGAACAAAAACGCAAGACTTGGGACGAATCACTAGAGCGAGAAAAAGCTCAATTTTTTGATAGGTTTCAAGAAAAGATCATGCAGCAAATTTATAAGATTACTGGTCATGTTTTAGGAGATTTAGCTAATGCTTCTTTAGAACAACAAATCATTAATCAATTTATTCATCGTCTCGAAAATTTATCAGAAAAAGAGCGAGAAAATTTAGCCAACTCTCTTAACACAACAGATAATGGTTTAATCATTCGTAGTCATTTTGAAATTTCCCCTGAAAGTCGCAATCGCCTTCTAAGTTCACTCCAGCAAACTCACATTTATCAAGGTGATAATGTACAATTTATGACCAATTCAGACTTAATTTGTGGCATTGAATTACAAGCCAGCGATTATAAAATTGCTTGGAATTTAAAGGACTATGTAGAAGCTTTAGAAATATAA
- a CDS encoding F0F1 ATP synthase subunit C: MDNLGLTGIVSIITAGLTIAIGSVAPAIGEGLALANALRALAQQPDKANTITRTLFVGLALVESTAIYCFVVSMILIFANPFWNYFVQNAGG, from the coding sequence ATGGACAATCTAGGTTTAACGGGTATCGTTTCCATTATTACCGCAGGATTAACCATTGCTATTGGTTCCGTTGCCCCTGCTATTGGAGAAGGGTTAGCCTTGGCGAATGCCTTACGAGCTTTAGCACAACAACCGGATAAAGCTAATACGATTACTCGTACTTTATTTGTGGGTTTAGCTTTAGTAGAATCAACCGCAATTTATTGTTTTGTTGTTTCGATGATTTTAATTTTTGCTAATCCTTTTTGGAATTATTTTGTACAAAATGCAGGGGGTTAA
- a CDS encoding F0F1 ATP synthase subunit A has translation MDITPDSIIYWQWQWINLNATIVFSWLVMLILVLGSWLITRNLSIEPPLSRWQVALEIIVEQIRQQIRDASQQKADQFLPFIGTLFLFITMANLLTIFPVYQSPAGSLSTTAALALCVFVAVPIYGIKNVGITNYLRHYIQPTPVMLPFNLISEISRTVSLAIRLFGNIMSTSLLVAILISIVPLFFPAVMTLFGLLVGVIQAYVFTILAMVYIASGMNLQQRKTGNHHA, from the coding sequence ATGGATATCACCCCTGACAGTATCATTTATTGGCAATGGCAATGGATAAATCTTAACGCTACTATTGTTTTTAGTTGGTTAGTAATGCTAATTTTAGTGTTAGGATCTTGGCTAATTACTAGAAACTTATCCATCGAACCCCCTCTATCTCGTTGGCAAGTTGCCTTAGAAATTATTGTTGAACAAATTCGCCAACAAATTCGAGATGCCAGTCAACAAAAAGCGGATCAATTTTTACCTTTTATTGGCACATTATTTTTATTCATTACTATGGCCAATTTATTAACCATTTTCCCAGTTTATCAGTCGCCGGCTGGCTCTCTTTCTACTACAGCAGCGTTAGCATTATGTGTATTTGTTGCTGTGCCTATTTATGGCATTAAAAATGTCGGCATTACTAACTATTTGCGCCATTATATTCAACCCACTCCTGTGATGTTACCCTTTAATTTGATCAGTGAAATATCCCGCACTGTTTCTCTGGCGATTCGTCTTTTTGGTAATATTATGAGTACCAGTTTATTAGTGGCTATTTTAATTTCCATTGTTCCTTTATTTTTCCCGGCTGTGATGACCTTATTTGGTTTATTAGTGGGAGTGATTCAAGCCTATGTTTTTACTATTCTGGCAATGGTTTATATTGCATCAGGGATGAATCTTCAACAACGGAAAACTGGCAATCATCACGCATAA
- a CDS encoding ATP synthase subunit I: protein MMIGFILENLIPFIFGIILGTFYFSSLWITVRQLPTTVYPVRLFIGSFLGRIFVTLFGFYLIMDGQWQRILICLGGFILARIVLTNVLKPELSNSDLK from the coding sequence ATGATGATAGGCTTTATTTTAGAGAATTTAATTCCTTTTATTTTTGGCATCATTTTAGGAACTTTTTACTTTAGTAGTCTTTGGATTACGGTGCGACAACTGCCAACAACCGTTTATCCAGTGCGTTTATTTATTGGTAGTTTTTTAGGTCGTATTTTTGTGACACTGTTTGGTTTTTATCTCATTATGGATGGACAGTGGCAACGAATATTAATTTGTTTAGGAGGATTTATCTTAGCAAGAATTGTCTTAACTAATGTTTTGAAACCTGAGTTATCCAACTCCGATTTGAAATAA
- a CDS encoding AtpZ/AtpI family protein — MKDSNEPRKTHHKRQDNFQQAVKDKANRKMTARKEGDRTIWYGLGMFGIVGWSVAIPTLIGIAVGVWLDLKLNDPYSWTLMMLFLGVIIGCLNAWYWIQRESQDE, encoded by the coding sequence GTGAAGGACTCTAATGAACCCCGAAAAACCCATCACAAAAGACAAGACAACTTTCAACAAGCCGTGAAAGATAAAGCTAATCGCAAAATGACTGCTCGAAAAGAAGGCGATCGCACCATTTGGTATGGTTTGGGTATGTTTGGCATTGTGGGGTGGTCCGTGGCTATTCCTACCCTCATTGGTATTGCTGTGGGTGTTTGGCTGGATCTTAAGTTGAATGATCCCTATTCTTGGACGTTAATGATGTTATTTTTGGGGGTGATTATTGGCTGTCTTAATGCTTGGTATTGGATACAACGAGAGAGTCAAGATGAATGA
- a CDS encoding F0F1 ATP synthase subunit epsilon — MKLKVLIPNKVFLVEEVEQVNAEAKNGAFGLLSNHIDFVTALTPSILSYRSVEGKEVFMAIDEGILVKCGQTVMVSTGRAVKDANLDRLHQTVAEEFRQLNEQQKMTRTAIARLESGLARGILEIGREGGEGL, encoded by the coding sequence ATGAAACTTAAGGTCTTAATTCCGAATAAGGTCTTTTTAGTTGAGGAGGTCGAACAAGTTAACGCAGAAGCGAAAAATGGGGCTTTTGGGCTTCTGAGTAACCATATTGACTTTGTTACCGCTTTAACTCCGAGTATTTTATCCTATCGTTCCGTAGAGGGGAAAGAGGTGTTTATGGCCATTGACGAAGGAATTTTAGTTAAATGTGGGCAAACGGTAATGGTTTCTACAGGGAGAGCCGTTAAAGATGCCAATTTAGACCGTTTACATCAAACCGTTGCCGAGGAATTTCGTCAACTCAATGAACAGCAAAAAATGACCCGTACTGCGATCGCTAGATTGGAGTCTGGGTTAGCTAGAGGTATTTTAGAAATAGGGAGAGAAGGCGGTGAAGGACTCTAA
- the atpD gene encoding F0F1 ATP synthase subunit beta has product MQATNGYSQLNCGKVLAIRSSVVDIYFEKKLPDLYSQLQAGDEGEIIIEVVNHLDAHTVRGIGITPISGLARGSRVINVGKPLQVPVGKQTLGRVFNVFGETIDGKEAITEGNWRSIHQVPLPLQQRSTTSDILATGIKAIDILTPIEQGGKAGLFGGAGVGKTVLITEMIHNMVSQYQGISLFCGIGERNREAEELYREMQDAGVLDNTIMLFGQMDEPPGARFRVGHAALTMAEYFRDELKQDVLLLMDNIFRFIQAGQEVSGLMGRLPSRVGYQPTLGTELAELEERITNTATGSITSVQAVYVPADDFTDPAAVQTFGHLSASIVLSRKRASEGLYPAIDPLQSGSKMLSPTIVGERHYNIAQGIKSTLASYEDLKDIIAMLGMEELSESDRATVARARRLERFLTQPFFSTEQFTGKKGKLVSLEDALEGCERILNDEFADYSERSLYMLGSIDEVKKKHKEAVNNET; this is encoded by the coding sequence ATGCAAGCAACGAATGGTTATTCTCAACTTAATTGTGGTAAAGTTCTTGCCATTCGTAGCAGCGTGGTTGATATTTATTTTGAAAAAAAATTACCGGATTTATACAGTCAATTACAGGCAGGGGATGAAGGAGAAATTATCATTGAAGTGGTCAACCATTTAGATGCTCATACGGTTCGAGGGATTGGTATAACGCCGATTTCTGGGTTAGCAAGGGGGTCACGGGTCATCAACGTTGGAAAACCGTTACAAGTGCCGGTAGGAAAGCAAACCCTAGGCAGAGTGTTTAATGTGTTTGGGGAAACCATAGACGGCAAAGAAGCCATAACCGAAGGAAACTGGCGATCAATTCATCAAGTCCCTTTACCCCTACAACAACGATCGACCACTTCAGATATTTTAGCCACCGGCATCAAAGCCATTGATATCCTAACCCCCATCGAACAAGGAGGTAAAGCCGGACTATTTGGGGGTGCGGGTGTCGGTAAAACCGTGTTAATCACAGAAATGATTCACAATATGGTGAGTCAGTATCAAGGAATCAGTTTGTTTTGTGGCATTGGAGAACGGAACCGAGAAGCAGAAGAATTATATCGAGAAATGCAAGATGCAGGGGTTTTAGACAATACCATCATGTTGTTTGGTCAAATGGACGAACCCCCAGGGGCAAGGTTTCGGGTGGGTCATGCGGCCTTGACGATGGCTGAATATTTTCGAGATGAACTCAAACAAGATGTCTTGTTGCTGATGGATAATATTTTTCGTTTCATTCAAGCCGGGCAAGAAGTATCAGGGTTGATGGGACGTTTACCCTCACGAGTAGGTTATCAACCCACCCTAGGCACAGAATTAGCCGAACTCGAAGAACGTATTACTAATACTGCCACAGGGTCTATTACCTCAGTTCAAGCGGTTTATGTACCAGCCGATGATTTTACAGACCCGGCAGCTGTACAAACCTTTGGCCATCTATCGGCTTCAATTGTGTTATCCCGTAAACGGGCTAGTGAGGGGTTATATCCTGCCATTGACCCGTTGCAGTCAGGGTCAAAAATGCTCTCACCCACCATTGTCGGAGAGAGACATTACAACATTGCCCAAGGGATCAAAAGTACCCTGGCCAGTTATGAAGATTTGAAAGATATTATCGCTATGTTGGGAATGGAAGAACTCTCAGAAAGCGATCGCGCAACGGTAGCGAGGGCCCGTCGTTTAGAAAGATTTTTAACGCAACCCTTTTTTAGTACGGAACAGTTTACCGGAAAAAAAGGTAAGTTAGTCAGTTTAGAGGATGCTTTAGAAGGGTGTGAACGCATTCTGAATGATGAATTTGCCGACTATTCGGAGCGTTCTTTATATATGTTGGGTTCCATCGACGAAGTAAAGAAAAAGCACAAGGAGGCAGTAAACAATGAAACTTAA
- a CDS encoding iron uptake porin has translation MYKPLLPALIVGSVLVSNGTYAQPITETAQQTQQITPNPNLPAQNYDYQTILEQLSSIQQLRDVSPTDWSYQALRNLVENYGCIVGYPDRTYRGERALTRNEFAAGLNACMEQLERRLLEARNLGTAAYQNTNPAVQAIPEEPGEHFTHVIDRAFYNESLRFYDNTDMFGQMNKIFGWRYAPGSFFDNTIANDAKTIEAVLWDGLRQQTAGPRIRTPDIVNPFNSSLTGNPDYVRTQPGTLRDRQFDQQQIPIMP, from the coding sequence ATGTATAAACCCTTATTACCTGCTTTAATTGTCGGGTCGGTGTTAGTCAGTAACGGGACTTACGCCCAACCCATCACTGAAACGGCTCAACAAACCCAACAAATTACACCAAACCCTAACCTCCCTGCTCAAAATTACGATTATCAGACGATTTTAGAACAACTCAGTAGTATTCAACAATTAAGGGACGTTTCTCCCACAGATTGGTCTTATCAGGCATTAAGAAATTTAGTCGAGAATTATGGCTGTATTGTCGGTTATCCCGATCGCACCTATCGAGGGGAACGCGCCCTCACTCGGAATGAGTTTGCAGCCGGCTTAAATGCTTGTATGGAACAGCTAGAAAGACGTTTACTCGAAGCTCGTAACCTCGGAACAGCAGCTTATCAAAACACCAATCCTGCCGTTCAAGCCATTCCCGAAGAACCGGGAGAACATTTTACCCATGTTATTGATCGGGCTTTTTATAACGAAAGCTTACGGTTTTACGACAACACCGATATGTTCGGCCAAATGAATAAGATTTTTGGCTGGCGATATGCCCCAGGATCTTTCTTTGATAACACCATTGCCAATGATGCCAAAACTATCGAAGCTGTGTTATGGGATGGCCTCAGACAGCAAACTGCCGGACCAAGAATCCGCACCCCAGACATTGTAAACCCCTTTAACTCCTCTTTAACAGGCAATCCGGATTATGTTCGTACCCAACCCGGGACCTTACGCGATCGCCAATTTGATCAACAACAAATCCCCATTATGCCTTAA
- the pyrE gene encoding orotate phosphoribosyltransferase yields MISVATADLSTLRTYLLELFVKLAYQEGDFTLSSGQKSSYYINGKQVTLQAEGALAIGRLLLSMLPSNTQGVAGLTLGADPIVSAVSVVSAYENRPIPALIIRKEAKGHGTQAYIEGPTLSPGARVVVLEDVVTTGKSAMLAVERLRAVGYTVNTILALVDREQGGAAFYDSQGLNFQALFSISEIQTFYKMST; encoded by the coding sequence ATGATTTCCGTTGCTACTGCCGATTTATCAACGTTACGCACCTATCTTTTAGAGTTATTCGTCAAATTAGCTTACCAAGAAGGAGACTTTACCCTATCTTCGGGTCAAAAAAGTAGCTACTATATCAATGGAAAACAGGTGACGCTACAAGCAGAAGGGGCTTTAGCTATTGGTCGTTTATTATTATCGATGTTACCCTCTAATACTCAAGGGGTTGCTGGACTCACTTTGGGGGCTGATCCCATTGTTAGTGCGGTTAGTGTGGTATCTGCTTATGAAAATCGCCCCATTCCTGCTTTAATTATCCGTAAAGAAGCCAAAGGTCATGGAACCCAAGCCTATATTGAAGGTCCTACTCTCTCCCCAGGGGCAAGGGTGGTTGTCTTAGAGGATGTGGTCACCACGGGTAAGTCAGCCATGTTGGCCGTAGAACGATTACGGGCTGTGGGTTACACTGTTAATACGATTCTTGCCCTAGTGGACAGAGAACAAGGAGGGGCTGCTTTCTACGACAGTCAAGGGTTAAATTTTCAGGCTCTCTTCTCCATTAGCGAAATACAAACTTTCTATAAGATGTCAACTTAA
- a CDS encoding DUF2811 domain-containing protein: protein MKPPIALEVEIPEETYILLTDFIENNAPLGFNEVVSLAVSNFLVNQKVPFNSCQSYLSNIYDYANDSKVLEQ, encoded by the coding sequence ATGAAACCTCCTATTGCTCTCGAAGTTGAAATACCAGAAGAAACCTATATTTTGCTTACAGACTTTATTGAAAATAATGCCCCATTAGGCTTTAACGAAGTGGTTTCTTTAGCCGTTTCAAATTTCTTAGTTAATCAAAAAGTTCCCTTTAATTCTTGTCAATCTTATTTATCTAATATATACGACTACGCTAACGATTCAAAGGTTTTAGAACAATGA